The following proteins are encoded in a genomic region of Streptomyces lunaelactis:
- a CDS encoding ribose-5-phosphate isomerase, which produces MRVYLGSDHAGFELKNHLVEWLKAHGHDPVDCGPHIYDAQDDYPPFCLRAAEKTAADPDSLGIVIGGSGNGEQIAANKVKGVRAALAWSEQTAALGREHNDANVISVGGRMHTQEEATKFVEIFLTTPYSGEERHTRRIEMLSAYEATGELPPIPAHHPQQG; this is translated from the coding sequence ATGCGCGTGTACCTCGGCTCCGACCATGCCGGCTTCGAACTCAAGAACCATCTCGTCGAGTGGCTCAAGGCCCATGGCCACGACCCCGTCGACTGCGGTCCCCATATCTATGACGCCCAGGACGACTACCCCCCGTTCTGCCTGCGTGCCGCCGAGAAGACGGCCGCGGACCCGGACAGCCTCGGCATCGTGATCGGCGGCTCCGGCAACGGCGAGCAGATCGCCGCGAACAAGGTCAAGGGCGTACGTGCCGCACTCGCCTGGAGCGAGCAGACCGCCGCGCTCGGCCGCGAGCACAACGACGCCAACGTGATCAGCGTCGGCGGCCGGATGCACACCCAGGAAGAGGCGACCAAGTTCGTCGAGATCTTCCTCACCACTCCGTACTCGGGTGAGGAGCGTCATACGCGCCGCATCGAGATGCTCTCCGCGTACGAGGCGACCGGCGAGCTCCCCCCGATCCCGGCCCACCACCCGCAGCAGGGCTGA